A genomic segment from Leopardus geoffroyi isolate Oge1 chromosome A2, O.geoffroyi_Oge1_pat1.0, whole genome shotgun sequence encodes:
- the TINCR gene encoding TINCR ubiquitin domain containing isoform X2 translates to MEGLRRGLSRWKRYHIKVHLADEALLLPLTVRSRDTLSDLRAQLVGQGVCSWKRTFYYNARRLDDHQTVRDVRLQDGSVLLLVSDPR, encoded by the exons ATGGAGGGGCTGCGGCGGGGCCTGTCGCGCTGGAAGCGCTACCACATCAAGGTGCACCTGGCGGACGAGGCGCTGCTGCTGCCGCTCACCGTGCGGTCGCGGGACACGCTCAGCGACCTGCGCGCGCAGCTCGTGGGCCAGGGCGTGTGCTCCTGGAAGCGCACCTTCTACTACAACGCGCGGCGGCTGGACGACCACCAGACGGTGCGCGACGTGCGCCTGCAGGACGGCTCCGTGCTGCTGCTTGTCAGCGACCCCag GTAG
- the TINCR gene encoding TINCR ubiquitin domain containing isoform X1, with translation MEGLRRGLSRWKRYHIKVHLADEALLLPLTVRSRDTLSDLRAQLVGQGVCSWKRTFYYNARRLDDHQTVRDVRLQDGSVLLLVSDPRL, from the exons ATGGAGGGGCTGCGGCGGGGCCTGTCGCGCTGGAAGCGCTACCACATCAAGGTGCACCTGGCGGACGAGGCGCTGCTGCTGCCGCTCACCGTGCGGTCGCGGGACACGCTCAGCGACCTGCGCGCGCAGCTCGTGGGCCAGGGCGTGTGCTCCTGGAAGCGCACCTTCTACTACAACGCGCGGCGGCTGGACGACCACCAGACGGTGCGCGACGTGCGCCTGCAGGACGGCTCCGTGCTGCTGCTTGTCAGCGACCCCag GCTGTAA